From Candidatus Dormiibacterota bacterium:
CGGCGGCGACCTCGTCGAGGCTGAGCCGTCCCTCGGGTGAGAACCACAGCGGCACCGCGTTCAGGGTGGCGATGATCGAGTGCTGGGCGATGCGCAGGTCCATGTCGCGGAACACCCCCGCCGCCATCCCCTCGCGCAGGATCGTCTCCAGCCGGGACATGTACTCGTGGAGCGGACGGCGCACCACGTCGTCGCGGATGCCACTCAGCGCCACCCGGGCGCTCACCGCGCCCACCGGGTCGGTGCAGATGATCCGGACGTGGCTGTGGCAGAAGGCGCGGAGCCGCTCCTCGGGCCCGACCCGCGACAGCAGCAGCTCGGCGAGCGCCTCCTCCTGGGCCCGCACCACGTGGACGACGACGTGGCCGAGCAGTTCCTCCTTGCTGCGCACGTAGTAGTACAGGCTGGCCTTGGAGAGGCCGACCCGCTCCCCCACCGCCTCGAGGGTGGCCTTCTCCAGACCCATCTCGCGGAACACCTCCACCGCGGCGAGCACGATGAGCTCGCGCCGTGACTGGCGCCGGCGCACCCGCCGCTGCTCCGACTCGGCGGTGACCGGCGCGCTGGTGCCGGCCTCGCTCACGT
This genomic window contains:
- a CDS encoding TetR/AcrR family transcriptional regulator; protein product: MSEAGTSAPVTAESEQRRVRRRQSRRELIVLAAVEVFREMGLEKATLEAVGERVGLSKASLYYYVRSKEELLGHVVVHVVRAQEEALAELLLSRVGPEERLRAFCHSHVRIICTDPVGAVSARVALSGIRDDVVRRPLHEYMSRLETILREGMAAGVFRDMDLRIAQHSIIATLNAVPLWFSPEGRLSLDEVAAEVTGLLVDGVRSPGR